A genomic region of Cotesia glomerata isolate CgM1 linkage group LG9, MPM_Cglom_v2.3, whole genome shotgun sequence contains the following coding sequences:
- the LOC123271790 gene encoding uncharacterized protein LOC123271790: protein MKLCIFAAVCLALVVLAASNDVHLGQRKPGDVLVASRRLFRLGVPGKPMVAQSGFNADGTITAVNAVNAPGSNANVTIVKGGPGEDRVVVAAISEPGAGLDVQLDIYALLATPAPPPA, encoded by the exons ATGAAACTCTGTATTTTTGCGGCTGTATGTCTTGCGCTGGTCGTCCTTGCCGCTTCTAATGATGTACATCTTGGTCAACGAAAACCAGGAGATGTTCTTGTTGCTTCAAGACGACTTTTCAga CTGGGAGTCCCGGGGAAGCCAATGGTAGCGCAGTCAGGATTCAACGCCGATGGCACAATCACCGCCGTAAATGCTGTCAATGCGCCTGGATCCAATGCAAATGTAACGATCGTCAAAGGCGGACCCGGAGAGGACCGAGTTGTGGTGGCGGCAATTAGCGAGCCTGGAGCAGGTCTCGACGTCCAGCTGGATATTTACGCTCTCCTAGCCACACCAGCTCCGCCACCGGCCTAA